The Medicago truncatula cultivar Jemalong A17 chromosome 4, MtrunA17r5.0-ANR, whole genome shotgun sequence genome includes a region encoding these proteins:
- the LOC11440103 gene encoding lysine-specific demethylase JMJ25 isoform X2, with protein sequence MVFQSSYFITCALRMEVVVPRQEQSNQHSEDMLKFSGCAKAFGNSKRKAEEFHECGGNEKPEPEGKGNTMGCLKEYKVSQENFGISHKRRFQEYHTHQTDTNSKGQKDVLECLKETPNLASKKRDGSKKLAASKKKRKLEDELLLDELEQDEEMLFLLKTKNRSRTGRINNIMGVQQNNRKCHQCMKKERTSFVPCTKCSKMYCMRCINQWYPDMSTEEVAESCPFCIKNCNCNVCLRSKGTIKTSNMDITNYEKAQYLHYMINLLLPYLKQICHEQCVEEDIEAKIQGKSSEIEIPQSLCGDKERVYCDHCATSIVDLHRICPNCSYELCLKCCKEIREGSITPRPEMKFQYVNRGYDYMHGGDPLPVSCDLETSDCHISTECNARSDGSVSCVPKEMGGCGSSLLELRRILPHGWMSDLEDKARSMLKIWEIKQTTLQHEEAVSSYGSESKSSLKEGMLLFRKHWTNGEPIIVRDVLKHGTGLSWEPMVMWRALCDNLASDISSKMSEVKAIDCMANCEVAINTRMFFKGYIEGRTYGNLWPEMLKLKDWPPSDKFEDLLPRHCEEFIRFLPFQQYTDPRAGTLNLAVKLPAHVLKPDMGPKTYIAYGIREELGRGDSVTKLHCDMSDAVNILTHTAEVLLTDRQKSTISNLKEAHRAQDEREHRAPQRADVCLNGRPCDSREHIENKEVLECNNMDNRPIEISGDIFHNVSEGGTFPAISTENETMVTGSALWDIFRREDTEKLGAYLRKHSKEFRHTYCSPVEQVVHPIHDQCFYLTLEHKNKLKEEFGVEPWTFEQKLGEAVFIPAGCPHQVRNLKSCTKVAVDFVSPENVHECLRLTEEFRQLPKKHKAREDKLEIQKMIVYAIDQAVKDLEALLNCS encoded by the exons ATGGTTTTTCAATCAAGCTATTTTATAACATGTGCAT TAAGAATGGAGGTAGTAGTTCCTAGACAAGAACAGTCAAATCAACATTCCGAGGATATGCTGAAGTTCTCTGGATGCGCAAAAGCTTTTGGAAATTCAAAGAGAAAGGCTGAAGAATTTCATGAGTGTGGTGGTAATGAAAAACCGGAACCAGAAGGAAAAGGAAATACTATGGGATGTTTGAAGGAGTATAAAGTTTCACAAGAAAATTTTGGAATTTCACATAAGAGAAGATTTCAAGAATATCATACACATCAAACCGATACAAATTCAAAAGGGCAGAAAGATGTTCTGGAATGTTTAAAAGAGACACCCAATCTAGCATCTAAGAAGAGAGATGGATCAAAGAAGCTTGCTGCCTCAAAGAAGAAACGGAAACTTGAAGACGAACTCTTGCTTGACGAACTTGAACAAGATGAAGAAATGCTTTTTCTTCTTAAGACAAAGAACAGGAGCAGAACTGGTAGAATCAATAACATAATG GGTGTTCAACAAAATAACCGGAAATGTCATCAGTGcatgaaaaaggaaagaacatCTTTTGTGCCTTGCACTAAATGTTCAAAAATGTACTGTATGCGATGCATCAATCAATG gtACCCTGATATGTCTACAGAAGAAGTTGCTGAAAGTTGCCcattttgcattaaaaattgcAATTGCAATGTTTGCCTGCGTTCAAAAGGAACAATTAAG ACATCTAACATGGACATCACCAATTATGAAAAAGCTCAGTATCTGCATTACATGATCAACTTACTCCTTCCATATCTGAAACAAATTTGTCATGAACAATGTGTAGAGGAAGATATAGAAGCAAAAATACAAG GAAAATCTTCTGAGATTGAGATACCCCAAAGTCTTTGTGGTGACAAGGAACGTGTCTATTG TGATCATTGTGCTACTTCAATTGTTGACCTTCATCGAATCTGCCCAAATTGTTCCTATGAGCTTTGCCTCAAATGTTGCAAAGAAATACGTGAAGGAAGCATTACACCCCGACCTGAGATGAAGTTCCAGTATGTGAATAGGGGCTATGATTATATGCATGGTGGTGACCCTCTACCAGTGTCTTGTGATTTAGAGACTTCAGATTGTCATATATCTACCGAGTGTAATGCCAGGAGTGATGGAAGTGTTAGTTGTGTCCCAAAAGAGATGGGGGGTTGCGGTAGTTCTCTGTTGGAGCTGAGGCGTATCCTCCCACATGGGTGGATGTCTGACTTGGAAGACAAAGCTCGCAGTATGCTGAAAATTTGGGAAATTAAACAAACTACTCTTCAGCATGAAGAAGCTGTATCGAGCTATGGTTCAGAATCAAAAAGCAGTTTAAAAGAAGGGATGTTGCTCTTCCGAAAACATTGGACAAATGGTGAACCAATTATTGTTCGTGATGTTCTAAAACATGGGACAGGTCTGAGCTGGGAGCCGATGGTCATGTGGCGAGCATTGTGTGATAATTTGGCTTCAGATATCAGTTCAAAAATGTCAGAAGTGAAGGCCATCGATTGCATGGCTAATTGTGAG GTTGCAATTAATACTCGTATGTTCTTTAAAGGTTATATAGAGGGAAGAACATATGGAAATCTCTGGCCAGAGATGCTGAAGCTAAAAGACTGGCCCCCTTCTGATAAATTTGAAGATCTTTTGCCCCGTCATTGTGAAGAATTTATTCGTTTCTTGCCATTTCAACAGTATACTGATCCTCGGGCTGGAACTCTCAATCTGGCTGTAAAGTTGCCAGCCCATGTTCTAAAACCTGATATGGGTCCAAAAACATATATTGCTTATGGGATTAGAGAAGAACTTGGCAGGGGAGACTCTGTAACAAAGCTTCACTGTGATATGTCAGATGCG GTGAATATTTTAACCCATACAGCAGAGGTATTATTAACTGATAGGCAGAAGTCTACTATTTCCAATTTGAAAGAAGCACACAGAGCACAAGATGAGAGAGAACACCGTGCTCCACAGAGGGCTGATGTATGCCTAAATGGTCGACCTTGCGACAGCAGAGAACATATAGAAAATAAGGAGGTACTAGAGTGCAACAATATGGATAACCGTCCTATCGAAATCAGTGGAGACATCTTTCACAATGTGTCTGAGGGGGGAACTTTTCCTGCCATTTCTACAGAAAATGAAACAATGGTAACAGGTAGTGCCCTGTGGGATATATTTCGGAGAGAGGACACTGAAAAGTTAGGAGCATATCTTAGAAAACACTCGAAAGAATTCAGGCATACTTATTGTTCACCGGTTGAGCAG GTTGTACATCCAATTCATGACCAATGTTTTTATTTGACTTTGGAGCACAAGAATAAGTTGAAGGAGGAGTTTG GGGTAGAACCGTGGACTTTTGAGCAAAAACTTGGGGAGGCAGTATTTATTCCTGCTGGATGCCCACATCAAGTCAGGAATCTTAAG TCGTGCACAAAGGTTGCTGTAGACTTCGTGTCCCCAGAAAATGTACATGAGTGTCTTCGTTTAACTGAAGAATTCCGTCAGCTTCCCAAGAAACACAAAGCTAGAGAAGATAAACTTGAG ATACAGAAGATGATAGTTTACGCCATTGATCAAGCTGTCAAAGACCTAGAAGCTTTACTGAATTGTTCCTGA
- the LOC11440103 gene encoding lysine-specific demethylase JMJ25 isoform X3: MTLRMEVVVPRQEQSNQHSEDMLKFSGCAKAFGNSKRKAEEFHECGGNEKPEPEGKGNTMGCLKEYKVSQENFGISHKRRFQEYHTHQTDTNSKGQKDVLECLKETPNLASKKRDGSKKLAASKKKRKLEDELLLDELEQDEEMLFLLKTKNRSRTGRINNIMQGVQQNNRKCHQCMKKERTSFVPCTKCSKMYCMRCINQWYPDMSTEEVAESCPFCIKNCNCNVCLRSKGTIKTSNMDITNYEKAQYLHYMINLLLPYLKQICHEQCVEEDIEAKIQGKSSEIEIPQSLCGDKERVYCDHCATSIVDLHRICPNCSYELCLKCCKEIREGSITPRPEMKFQYVNRGYDYMHGGDPLPVSCDLETSDCHISTECNARSDGSVSCVPKEMGGCGSSLLELRRILPHGWMSDLEDKARSMLKIWEIKQTTLQHEEAVSSYGSESKSSLKEGMLLFRKHWTNGEPIIVRDVLKHGTGLSWEPMVMWRALCDNLASDISSKMSEVKAIDCMANCEVAINTRMFFKGYIEGRTYGNLWPEMLKLKDWPPSDKFEDLLPRHCEEFIRFLPFQQYTDPRAGTLNLAVKLPAHVLKPDMGPKTYIAYGIREELGRGDSVTKLHCDMSDAVNILTHTAEVLLTDRQKSTISNLKEAHRAQDEREHRAPQRADVCLNGRPCDSREHIENKEVLECNNMDNRPIEISGDIFHNVSEGGTFPAISTENETMVTGSALWDIFRREDTEKLGAYLRKHSKEFRHTYCSPVEQVVHPIHDQCFYLTLEHKNKLKEEFGVEPWTFEQKLGEAVFIPAGCPHQVRNLKSCTKVAVDFVSPENVHECLRLTEEFRQLPKKHKAREDKLEIQKMIVYAIDQAVKDLEALLNCS; the protein is encoded by the exons ATGACAT TAAGAATGGAGGTAGTAGTTCCTAGACAAGAACAGTCAAATCAACATTCCGAGGATATGCTGAAGTTCTCTGGATGCGCAAAAGCTTTTGGAAATTCAAAGAGAAAGGCTGAAGAATTTCATGAGTGTGGTGGTAATGAAAAACCGGAACCAGAAGGAAAAGGAAATACTATGGGATGTTTGAAGGAGTATAAAGTTTCACAAGAAAATTTTGGAATTTCACATAAGAGAAGATTTCAAGAATATCATACACATCAAACCGATACAAATTCAAAAGGGCAGAAAGATGTTCTGGAATGTTTAAAAGAGACACCCAATCTAGCATCTAAGAAGAGAGATGGATCAAAGAAGCTTGCTGCCTCAAAGAAGAAACGGAAACTTGAAGACGAACTCTTGCTTGACGAACTTGAACAAGATGAAGAAATGCTTTTTCTTCTTAAGACAAAGAACAGGAGCAGAACTGGTAGAATCAATAACATAATG CAGGGTGTTCAACAAAATAACCGGAAATGTCATCAGTGcatgaaaaaggaaagaacatCTTTTGTGCCTTGCACTAAATGTTCAAAAATGTACTGTATGCGATGCATCAATCAATG gtACCCTGATATGTCTACAGAAGAAGTTGCTGAAAGTTGCCcattttgcattaaaaattgcAATTGCAATGTTTGCCTGCGTTCAAAAGGAACAATTAAG ACATCTAACATGGACATCACCAATTATGAAAAAGCTCAGTATCTGCATTACATGATCAACTTACTCCTTCCATATCTGAAACAAATTTGTCATGAACAATGTGTAGAGGAAGATATAGAAGCAAAAATACAAG GAAAATCTTCTGAGATTGAGATACCCCAAAGTCTTTGTGGTGACAAGGAACGTGTCTATTG TGATCATTGTGCTACTTCAATTGTTGACCTTCATCGAATCTGCCCAAATTGTTCCTATGAGCTTTGCCTCAAATGTTGCAAAGAAATACGTGAAGGAAGCATTACACCCCGACCTGAGATGAAGTTCCAGTATGTGAATAGGGGCTATGATTATATGCATGGTGGTGACCCTCTACCAGTGTCTTGTGATTTAGAGACTTCAGATTGTCATATATCTACCGAGTGTAATGCCAGGAGTGATGGAAGTGTTAGTTGTGTCCCAAAAGAGATGGGGGGTTGCGGTAGTTCTCTGTTGGAGCTGAGGCGTATCCTCCCACATGGGTGGATGTCTGACTTGGAAGACAAAGCTCGCAGTATGCTGAAAATTTGGGAAATTAAACAAACTACTCTTCAGCATGAAGAAGCTGTATCGAGCTATGGTTCAGAATCAAAAAGCAGTTTAAAAGAAGGGATGTTGCTCTTCCGAAAACATTGGACAAATGGTGAACCAATTATTGTTCGTGATGTTCTAAAACATGGGACAGGTCTGAGCTGGGAGCCGATGGTCATGTGGCGAGCATTGTGTGATAATTTGGCTTCAGATATCAGTTCAAAAATGTCAGAAGTGAAGGCCATCGATTGCATGGCTAATTGTGAG GTTGCAATTAATACTCGTATGTTCTTTAAAGGTTATATAGAGGGAAGAACATATGGAAATCTCTGGCCAGAGATGCTGAAGCTAAAAGACTGGCCCCCTTCTGATAAATTTGAAGATCTTTTGCCCCGTCATTGTGAAGAATTTATTCGTTTCTTGCCATTTCAACAGTATACTGATCCTCGGGCTGGAACTCTCAATCTGGCTGTAAAGTTGCCAGCCCATGTTCTAAAACCTGATATGGGTCCAAAAACATATATTGCTTATGGGATTAGAGAAGAACTTGGCAGGGGAGACTCTGTAACAAAGCTTCACTGTGATATGTCAGATGCG GTGAATATTTTAACCCATACAGCAGAGGTATTATTAACTGATAGGCAGAAGTCTACTATTTCCAATTTGAAAGAAGCACACAGAGCACAAGATGAGAGAGAACACCGTGCTCCACAGAGGGCTGATGTATGCCTAAATGGTCGACCTTGCGACAGCAGAGAACATATAGAAAATAAGGAGGTACTAGAGTGCAACAATATGGATAACCGTCCTATCGAAATCAGTGGAGACATCTTTCACAATGTGTCTGAGGGGGGAACTTTTCCTGCCATTTCTACAGAAAATGAAACAATGGTAACAGGTAGTGCCCTGTGGGATATATTTCGGAGAGAGGACACTGAAAAGTTAGGAGCATATCTTAGAAAACACTCGAAAGAATTCAGGCATACTTATTGTTCACCGGTTGAGCAG GTTGTACATCCAATTCATGACCAATGTTTTTATTTGACTTTGGAGCACAAGAATAAGTTGAAGGAGGAGTTTG GGGTAGAACCGTGGACTTTTGAGCAAAAACTTGGGGAGGCAGTATTTATTCCTGCTGGATGCCCACATCAAGTCAGGAATCTTAAG TCGTGCACAAAGGTTGCTGTAGACTTCGTGTCCCCAGAAAATGTACATGAGTGTCTTCGTTTAACTGAAGAATTCCGTCAGCTTCCCAAGAAACACAAAGCTAGAGAAGATAAACTTGAG ATACAGAAGATGATAGTTTACGCCATTGATCAAGCTGTCAAAGACCTAGAAGCTTTACTGAATTGTTCCTGA
- the LOC11440103 gene encoding lysine-specific demethylase JMJ25 isoform X4, with the protein MEVVVPRQEQSNQHSEDMLKFSGCAKAFGNSKRKAEEFHECGGNEKPEPEGKGNTMGCLKEYKVSQENFGISHKRRFQEYHTHQTDTNSKGQKDVLECLKETPNLASKKRDGSKKLAASKKKRKLEDELLLDELEQDEEMLFLLKTKNRSRTGRINNIMQGVQQNNRKCHQCMKKERTSFVPCTKCSKMYCMRCINQWYPDMSTEEVAESCPFCIKNCNCNVCLRSKGTIKTSNMDITNYEKAQYLHYMINLLLPYLKQICHEQCVEEDIEAKIQGKSSEIEIPQSLCGDKERVYCDHCATSIVDLHRICPNCSYELCLKCCKEIREGSITPRPEMKFQYVNRGYDYMHGGDPLPVSCDLETSDCHISTECNARSDGSVSCVPKEMGGCGSSLLELRRILPHGWMSDLEDKARSMLKIWEIKQTTLQHEEAVSSYGSESKSSLKEGMLLFRKHWTNGEPIIVRDVLKHGTGLSWEPMVMWRALCDNLASDISSKMSEVKAIDCMANCEVAINTRMFFKGYIEGRTYGNLWPEMLKLKDWPPSDKFEDLLPRHCEEFIRFLPFQQYTDPRAGTLNLAVKLPAHVLKPDMGPKTYIAYGIREELGRGDSVTKLHCDMSDAVNILTHTAEVLLTDRQKSTISNLKEAHRAQDEREHRAPQRADVCLNGRPCDSREHIENKEVLECNNMDNRPIEISGDIFHNVSEGGTFPAISTENETMVTGSALWDIFRREDTEKLGAYLRKHSKEFRHTYCSPVEQVVHPIHDQCFYLTLEHKNKLKEEFGVEPWTFEQKLGEAVFIPAGCPHQVRNLKSCTKVAVDFVSPENVHECLRLTEEFRQLPKKHKAREDKLEIQKMIVYAIDQAVKDLEALLNCS; encoded by the exons ATGGAGGTAGTAGTTCCTAGACAAGAACAGTCAAATCAACATTCCGAGGATATGCTGAAGTTCTCTGGATGCGCAAAAGCTTTTGGAAATTCAAAGAGAAAGGCTGAAGAATTTCATGAGTGTGGTGGTAATGAAAAACCGGAACCAGAAGGAAAAGGAAATACTATGGGATGTTTGAAGGAGTATAAAGTTTCACAAGAAAATTTTGGAATTTCACATAAGAGAAGATTTCAAGAATATCATACACATCAAACCGATACAAATTCAAAAGGGCAGAAAGATGTTCTGGAATGTTTAAAAGAGACACCCAATCTAGCATCTAAGAAGAGAGATGGATCAAAGAAGCTTGCTGCCTCAAAGAAGAAACGGAAACTTGAAGACGAACTCTTGCTTGACGAACTTGAACAAGATGAAGAAATGCTTTTTCTTCTTAAGACAAAGAACAGGAGCAGAACTGGTAGAATCAATAACATAATG CAGGGTGTTCAACAAAATAACCGGAAATGTCATCAGTGcatgaaaaaggaaagaacatCTTTTGTGCCTTGCACTAAATGTTCAAAAATGTACTGTATGCGATGCATCAATCAATG gtACCCTGATATGTCTACAGAAGAAGTTGCTGAAAGTTGCCcattttgcattaaaaattgcAATTGCAATGTTTGCCTGCGTTCAAAAGGAACAATTAAG ACATCTAACATGGACATCACCAATTATGAAAAAGCTCAGTATCTGCATTACATGATCAACTTACTCCTTCCATATCTGAAACAAATTTGTCATGAACAATGTGTAGAGGAAGATATAGAAGCAAAAATACAAG GAAAATCTTCTGAGATTGAGATACCCCAAAGTCTTTGTGGTGACAAGGAACGTGTCTATTG TGATCATTGTGCTACTTCAATTGTTGACCTTCATCGAATCTGCCCAAATTGTTCCTATGAGCTTTGCCTCAAATGTTGCAAAGAAATACGTGAAGGAAGCATTACACCCCGACCTGAGATGAAGTTCCAGTATGTGAATAGGGGCTATGATTATATGCATGGTGGTGACCCTCTACCAGTGTCTTGTGATTTAGAGACTTCAGATTGTCATATATCTACCGAGTGTAATGCCAGGAGTGATGGAAGTGTTAGTTGTGTCCCAAAAGAGATGGGGGGTTGCGGTAGTTCTCTGTTGGAGCTGAGGCGTATCCTCCCACATGGGTGGATGTCTGACTTGGAAGACAAAGCTCGCAGTATGCTGAAAATTTGGGAAATTAAACAAACTACTCTTCAGCATGAAGAAGCTGTATCGAGCTATGGTTCAGAATCAAAAAGCAGTTTAAAAGAAGGGATGTTGCTCTTCCGAAAACATTGGACAAATGGTGAACCAATTATTGTTCGTGATGTTCTAAAACATGGGACAGGTCTGAGCTGGGAGCCGATGGTCATGTGGCGAGCATTGTGTGATAATTTGGCTTCAGATATCAGTTCAAAAATGTCAGAAGTGAAGGCCATCGATTGCATGGCTAATTGTGAG GTTGCAATTAATACTCGTATGTTCTTTAAAGGTTATATAGAGGGAAGAACATATGGAAATCTCTGGCCAGAGATGCTGAAGCTAAAAGACTGGCCCCCTTCTGATAAATTTGAAGATCTTTTGCCCCGTCATTGTGAAGAATTTATTCGTTTCTTGCCATTTCAACAGTATACTGATCCTCGGGCTGGAACTCTCAATCTGGCTGTAAAGTTGCCAGCCCATGTTCTAAAACCTGATATGGGTCCAAAAACATATATTGCTTATGGGATTAGAGAAGAACTTGGCAGGGGAGACTCTGTAACAAAGCTTCACTGTGATATGTCAGATGCG GTGAATATTTTAACCCATACAGCAGAGGTATTATTAACTGATAGGCAGAAGTCTACTATTTCCAATTTGAAAGAAGCACACAGAGCACAAGATGAGAGAGAACACCGTGCTCCACAGAGGGCTGATGTATGCCTAAATGGTCGACCTTGCGACAGCAGAGAACATATAGAAAATAAGGAGGTACTAGAGTGCAACAATATGGATAACCGTCCTATCGAAATCAGTGGAGACATCTTTCACAATGTGTCTGAGGGGGGAACTTTTCCTGCCATTTCTACAGAAAATGAAACAATGGTAACAGGTAGTGCCCTGTGGGATATATTTCGGAGAGAGGACACTGAAAAGTTAGGAGCATATCTTAGAAAACACTCGAAAGAATTCAGGCATACTTATTGTTCACCGGTTGAGCAG GTTGTACATCCAATTCATGACCAATGTTTTTATTTGACTTTGGAGCACAAGAATAAGTTGAAGGAGGAGTTTG GGGTAGAACCGTGGACTTTTGAGCAAAAACTTGGGGAGGCAGTATTTATTCCTGCTGGATGCCCACATCAAGTCAGGAATCTTAAG TCGTGCACAAAGGTTGCTGTAGACTTCGTGTCCCCAGAAAATGTACATGAGTGTCTTCGTTTAACTGAAGAATTCCGTCAGCTTCCCAAGAAACACAAAGCTAGAGAAGATAAACTTGAG ATACAGAAGATGATAGTTTACGCCATTGATCAAGCTGTCAAAGACCTAGAAGCTTTACTGAATTGTTCCTGA
- the LOC11440103 gene encoding lysine-specific demethylase JMJ25 isoform X1, with protein sequence MVFQSSYFITCALRMEVVVPRQEQSNQHSEDMLKFSGCAKAFGNSKRKAEEFHECGGNEKPEPEGKGNTMGCLKEYKVSQENFGISHKRRFQEYHTHQTDTNSKGQKDVLECLKETPNLASKKRDGSKKLAASKKKRKLEDELLLDELEQDEEMLFLLKTKNRSRTGRINNIMQGVQQNNRKCHQCMKKERTSFVPCTKCSKMYCMRCINQWYPDMSTEEVAESCPFCIKNCNCNVCLRSKGTIKTSNMDITNYEKAQYLHYMINLLLPYLKQICHEQCVEEDIEAKIQGKSSEIEIPQSLCGDKERVYCDHCATSIVDLHRICPNCSYELCLKCCKEIREGSITPRPEMKFQYVNRGYDYMHGGDPLPVSCDLETSDCHISTECNARSDGSVSCVPKEMGGCGSSLLELRRILPHGWMSDLEDKARSMLKIWEIKQTTLQHEEAVSSYGSESKSSLKEGMLLFRKHWTNGEPIIVRDVLKHGTGLSWEPMVMWRALCDNLASDISSKMSEVKAIDCMANCEVAINTRMFFKGYIEGRTYGNLWPEMLKLKDWPPSDKFEDLLPRHCEEFIRFLPFQQYTDPRAGTLNLAVKLPAHVLKPDMGPKTYIAYGIREELGRGDSVTKLHCDMSDAVNILTHTAEVLLTDRQKSTISNLKEAHRAQDEREHRAPQRADVCLNGRPCDSREHIENKEVLECNNMDNRPIEISGDIFHNVSEGGTFPAISTENETMVTGSALWDIFRREDTEKLGAYLRKHSKEFRHTYCSPVEQVVHPIHDQCFYLTLEHKNKLKEEFGVEPWTFEQKLGEAVFIPAGCPHQVRNLKSCTKVAVDFVSPENVHECLRLTEEFRQLPKKHKAREDKLEIQKMIVYAIDQAVKDLEALLNCS encoded by the exons ATGGTTTTTCAATCAAGCTATTTTATAACATGTGCAT TAAGAATGGAGGTAGTAGTTCCTAGACAAGAACAGTCAAATCAACATTCCGAGGATATGCTGAAGTTCTCTGGATGCGCAAAAGCTTTTGGAAATTCAAAGAGAAAGGCTGAAGAATTTCATGAGTGTGGTGGTAATGAAAAACCGGAACCAGAAGGAAAAGGAAATACTATGGGATGTTTGAAGGAGTATAAAGTTTCACAAGAAAATTTTGGAATTTCACATAAGAGAAGATTTCAAGAATATCATACACATCAAACCGATACAAATTCAAAAGGGCAGAAAGATGTTCTGGAATGTTTAAAAGAGACACCCAATCTAGCATCTAAGAAGAGAGATGGATCAAAGAAGCTTGCTGCCTCAAAGAAGAAACGGAAACTTGAAGACGAACTCTTGCTTGACGAACTTGAACAAGATGAAGAAATGCTTTTTCTTCTTAAGACAAAGAACAGGAGCAGAACTGGTAGAATCAATAACATAATG CAGGGTGTTCAACAAAATAACCGGAAATGTCATCAGTGcatgaaaaaggaaagaacatCTTTTGTGCCTTGCACTAAATGTTCAAAAATGTACTGTATGCGATGCATCAATCAATG gtACCCTGATATGTCTACAGAAGAAGTTGCTGAAAGTTGCCcattttgcattaaaaattgcAATTGCAATGTTTGCCTGCGTTCAAAAGGAACAATTAAG ACATCTAACATGGACATCACCAATTATGAAAAAGCTCAGTATCTGCATTACATGATCAACTTACTCCTTCCATATCTGAAACAAATTTGTCATGAACAATGTGTAGAGGAAGATATAGAAGCAAAAATACAAG GAAAATCTTCTGAGATTGAGATACCCCAAAGTCTTTGTGGTGACAAGGAACGTGTCTATTG TGATCATTGTGCTACTTCAATTGTTGACCTTCATCGAATCTGCCCAAATTGTTCCTATGAGCTTTGCCTCAAATGTTGCAAAGAAATACGTGAAGGAAGCATTACACCCCGACCTGAGATGAAGTTCCAGTATGTGAATAGGGGCTATGATTATATGCATGGTGGTGACCCTCTACCAGTGTCTTGTGATTTAGAGACTTCAGATTGTCATATATCTACCGAGTGTAATGCCAGGAGTGATGGAAGTGTTAGTTGTGTCCCAAAAGAGATGGGGGGTTGCGGTAGTTCTCTGTTGGAGCTGAGGCGTATCCTCCCACATGGGTGGATGTCTGACTTGGAAGACAAAGCTCGCAGTATGCTGAAAATTTGGGAAATTAAACAAACTACTCTTCAGCATGAAGAAGCTGTATCGAGCTATGGTTCAGAATCAAAAAGCAGTTTAAAAGAAGGGATGTTGCTCTTCCGAAAACATTGGACAAATGGTGAACCAATTATTGTTCGTGATGTTCTAAAACATGGGACAGGTCTGAGCTGGGAGCCGATGGTCATGTGGCGAGCATTGTGTGATAATTTGGCTTCAGATATCAGTTCAAAAATGTCAGAAGTGAAGGCCATCGATTGCATGGCTAATTGTGAG GTTGCAATTAATACTCGTATGTTCTTTAAAGGTTATATAGAGGGAAGAACATATGGAAATCTCTGGCCAGAGATGCTGAAGCTAAAAGACTGGCCCCCTTCTGATAAATTTGAAGATCTTTTGCCCCGTCATTGTGAAGAATTTATTCGTTTCTTGCCATTTCAACAGTATACTGATCCTCGGGCTGGAACTCTCAATCTGGCTGTAAAGTTGCCAGCCCATGTTCTAAAACCTGATATGGGTCCAAAAACATATATTGCTTATGGGATTAGAGAAGAACTTGGCAGGGGAGACTCTGTAACAAAGCTTCACTGTGATATGTCAGATGCG GTGAATATTTTAACCCATACAGCAGAGGTATTATTAACTGATAGGCAGAAGTCTACTATTTCCAATTTGAAAGAAGCACACAGAGCACAAGATGAGAGAGAACACCGTGCTCCACAGAGGGCTGATGTATGCCTAAATGGTCGACCTTGCGACAGCAGAGAACATATAGAAAATAAGGAGGTACTAGAGTGCAACAATATGGATAACCGTCCTATCGAAATCAGTGGAGACATCTTTCACAATGTGTCTGAGGGGGGAACTTTTCCTGCCATTTCTACAGAAAATGAAACAATGGTAACAGGTAGTGCCCTGTGGGATATATTTCGGAGAGAGGACACTGAAAAGTTAGGAGCATATCTTAGAAAACACTCGAAAGAATTCAGGCATACTTATTGTTCACCGGTTGAGCAG GTTGTACATCCAATTCATGACCAATGTTTTTATTTGACTTTGGAGCACAAGAATAAGTTGAAGGAGGAGTTTG GGGTAGAACCGTGGACTTTTGAGCAAAAACTTGGGGAGGCAGTATTTATTCCTGCTGGATGCCCACATCAAGTCAGGAATCTTAAG TCGTGCACAAAGGTTGCTGTAGACTTCGTGTCCCCAGAAAATGTACATGAGTGTCTTCGTTTAACTGAAGAATTCCGTCAGCTTCCCAAGAAACACAAAGCTAGAGAAGATAAACTTGAG ATACAGAAGATGATAGTTTACGCCATTGATCAAGCTGTCAAAGACCTAGAAGCTTTACTGAATTGTTCCTGA